One genomic window of Evansella cellulosilytica DSM 2522 includes the following:
- the ftsZ gene encoding cell division protein FtsZ, whose amino-acid sequence MLEFEMDMDQLATIKVIGVGGGGSNAVNRMIENGLQGVDFIAVNTDAQALHLSKAETKLQLGGKLTRGLGAGANPEVGKKAAEESREQLEEVLHGADMVFITAGMGGGTGTGAAPVIAEIAKELGALTVGVVTRPFTFEGRKRMNQAGGGIGSLKEKVDTLIVIPNDRLLEIVDKNTPMLEAFREADNVLRQGVQGISDLIAVPGLINLDFADVKTIMSEKGSALMGIGVATGENRAAEAAKKAISSPLLETSIDGAQGVLMNITGGANLSLFEVHEAAEIVSSASDSEVNMIFGSVINEDLKDEIVVTVIATGFDEQQNEKIVTGGNRTSTLQQRPKSTNRVEPQKENSNVQVQKQAQEEELDTLDIPTFLRNRKKRS is encoded by the coding sequence ATGTTAGAATTTGAAATGGACATGGATCAGTTAGCTACGATAAAAGTAATAGGTGTCGGTGGAGGCGGAAGTAACGCAGTAAACCGAATGATTGAAAATGGTTTACAAGGTGTAGACTTTATCGCTGTAAATACAGATGCACAAGCTTTACATTTATCGAAAGCCGAAACTAAATTACAGTTAGGCGGTAAGCTAACTAGAGGACTAGGAGCAGGCGCAAACCCTGAAGTAGGAAAGAAAGCAGCTGAAGAAAGTCGTGAACAATTAGAAGAAGTGTTACACGGTGCAGATATGGTCTTTATCACTGCTGGAATGGGAGGAGGCACTGGTACTGGTGCAGCACCAGTAATTGCTGAAATTGCAAAAGAATTGGGCGCATTGACTGTCGGTGTAGTAACTCGTCCTTTTACTTTTGAAGGTCGCAAGAGAATGAATCAAGCTGGTGGTGGGATAGGCTCACTAAAAGAAAAAGTTGATACTTTAATTGTGATTCCAAACGATCGGCTATTAGAAATAGTCGATAAAAATACGCCAATGCTTGAGGCTTTCCGTGAAGCTGATAATGTTTTACGTCAAGGTGTTCAAGGTATTTCAGACTTAATAGCTGTGCCAGGACTAATTAACTTAGATTTTGCGGATGTCAAAACAATTATGAGTGAAAAAGGATCTGCTTTAATGGGAATTGGTGTAGCAACAGGTGAAAATAGAGCGGCAGAAGCCGCTAAAAAAGCAATCTCTTCACCGTTGCTTGAAACATCTATTGATGGTGCACAGGGCGTACTTATGAACATTACAGGTGGAGCTAACTTAAGTCTGTTTGAAGTTCATGAAGCTGCCGAGATTGTTTCTTCTGCTTCTGATAGTGAAGTGAATATGATTTTTGGATCTGTTATTAATGAGGACTTAAAGGATGAAATTGTTGTAACAGTAATTGCGACTGGATTTGATGAGCAGCAAAATGAAAAAATTGTTACAGGTGGAAACAGAACGTCAACATTACAGCAACGTCCTAAATCTACAAATAGAGTAGAACCGCAAAAAGAGAATTCAAATGTACAAGTTCAAAAACAAGCACAAGAAGAGGAATTAGATACTTTAGATATTCCTACTTTTTTAAGAAATCGTAAGAAAAGATCATAG
- the ftsA gene encoding cell division protein FtsA: protein MNNQDIYVTLDIGTSCVRVVIGEMANGTLNVIGVGETQSEGIKKGSIVDIDETVQSIRTAVDKAERMIGLSIQGVIVGITGNHIQLQPCHGVVAVSSDDREIGDEDIERVIDAAQVVSIPPEREIIDVIPKQFIVDGLDEINDPRGMIGVRLEMEGIIITGARSMLHNILRCVEKAGLQVAGIALQPIAAGTIALSKDEKNLGVALIDMGGGSTTVSVFENGTLQGTKQIPVGGDHITNDISVGFRTSTEEAEKVKIDFGHAYVDLASDDETFEVSEIGSDQKQEFSQWQLANIIEPRLEEMLLLALKEIQRLGYHDLSGGFVLTGGTVKIPGVLELARDVLQKNVRIAIPDYIGVREPQYTNAVGLITFAHKNMRIQGKEVAASVGAFAEDTHERKERKEKLPKKKTTKEGTGVKNKVSKYFKMFFE, encoded by the coding sequence ATGAACAACCAAGACATATACGTCACACTAGATATCGGCACATCATGCGTTCGTGTAGTAATTGGTGAAATGGCAAACGGAACGTTGAATGTAATAGGTGTTGGGGAGACTCAATCAGAAGGTATTAAAAAGGGATCTATCGTTGATATAGATGAAACTGTACAATCAATTCGTACTGCTGTTGATAAAGCTGAGAGAATGATTGGACTATCAATACAAGGTGTAATTGTAGGAATAACAGGTAATCATATTCAACTTCAGCCGTGTCACGGTGTTGTTGCGGTTTCCAGTGACGATCGAGAAATTGGAGATGAAGATATTGAACGAGTTATTGATGCAGCCCAAGTAGTCTCAATCCCACCTGAAAGAGAAATTATTGATGTTATCCCTAAACAATTTATTGTTGATGGATTGGATGAAATCAATGATCCTCGCGGTATGATTGGTGTGCGTCTTGAAATGGAAGGGATTATTATCACTGGAGCAAGATCTATGTTACATAATATTTTAAGATGTGTTGAAAAAGCAGGGCTGCAAGTAGCAGGCATTGCTTTACAACCAATTGCAGCTGGGACGATAGCTTTGTCAAAGGATGAGAAAAATTTAGGTGTGGCTTTAATTGATATGGGTGGTGGTTCTACAACCGTATCTGTGTTTGAGAATGGAACTCTCCAAGGGACTAAACAAATCCCGGTTGGAGGAGACCATATAACAAATGATATATCCGTTGGATTTAGAACTTCCACGGAAGAGGCAGAAAAGGTGAAAATTGACTTTGGACATGCTTATGTAGATCTTGCCTCCGATGATGAGACTTTCGAAGTTTCGGAGATTGGTAGTGATCAAAAACAAGAGTTTAGCCAATGGCAATTAGCAAATATAATTGAGCCACGTTTAGAGGAAATGTTATTACTAGCTTTAAAAGAAATTCAAAGGTTAGGTTATCATGACTTGTCCGGAGGGTTTGTATTAACTGGTGGTACAGTGAAAATTCCAGGTGTATTAGAATTGGCAAGAGATGTTCTTCAGAAGAATGTTCGCATTGCTATTCCAGATTATATAGGAGTTCGCGAACCTCAATATACGAATGCTGTTGGCCTCATAACATTCGCTCATAAAAATATGCGTATCCAAGGAAAAGAAGTTGCTGCAAGTGTAGGAGCTTTTGCTGAGGATACACATGAAAGGAAAGAGCGTAAGGAAAAACTACCTAAGAAGAAAACAACAAAAGAGGGAACAGGTGTTAAGAACAAAGTATCGAAATATTTTAAAATGTTCTTCGAATAG
- a CDS encoding small basic family protein codes for MWLPILGLLIGILLGLYTEFRIPDEYSSYLSIAILAALDTLFGGIRAHLERVFEEKVFLTGFFTNIILAAGLAFLGVHLGVDLYLAAVFAFGVRLFHNIAMIRRILLEKWMKKRKEKN; via the coding sequence ATGTGGTTACCTATTTTAGGGCTTCTTATTGGTATCCTTTTAGGGCTTTATACGGAGTTCCGCATCCCTGATGAATATTCAAGTTACCTCTCTATAGCTATATTAGCAGCTCTTGATACATTATTTGGTGGTATAAGAGCACATTTGGAGAGGGTCTTTGAAGAAAAGGTATTTTTAACGGGATTTTTTACCAATATCATTTTAGCAGCGGGTTTAGCTTTTCTAGGCGTCCATCTTGGTGTAGACTTATACTTAGCTGCAGTTTTTGCTTTTGGTGTGAGGTTATTTCATAATATCGCCATGATAAGACGAATTTTATTAGAAAAGTGGATGAAAAAAAGAAAAGAAAAGAATTGA
- a CDS encoding DUF881 domain-containing protein, giving the protein MKDKMIIFTCVTIIIGFMVAIQFQTTKEPEVRDTRSTLELRQALTVEKERQKELNEALESQLELLYQLQQTEDVEPVMVEAIEELRERAGLTKVSGQGVIIDVTPYFDEFYEGGPIRSVPPYLLRMLVNELNINGAKEIAISNERIVSTTAIREANGVTLINSSRVTEFPLKVRVLTDDPEGLHHAIMSSQSREFFSYENLSIASTPINFVELPAYDRSLRVRHMEAVKED; this is encoded by the coding sequence TTGAAAGATAAAATGATTATATTCACATGTGTTACAATCATTATTGGTTTTATGGTTGCTATACAATTTCAGACTACGAAAGAGCCTGAAGTCAGGGATACAAGAAGTACGCTAGAGCTTCGACAAGCCTTAACGGTTGAAAAAGAGAGGCAAAAAGAGTTAAATGAAGCATTAGAAAGTCAACTCGAATTATTATACCAACTACAGCAAACGGAAGATGTTGAACCTGTAATGGTCGAAGCTATAGAAGAACTGAGGGAACGTGCTGGCCTAACGAAAGTCAGTGGGCAAGGGGTTATTATAGATGTAACACCATATTTTGATGAGTTTTATGAAGGTGGACCTATACGTTCTGTTCCCCCATATTTATTGCGTATGCTCGTCAATGAATTAAATATAAATGGGGCGAAGGAAATTGCAATATCTAATGAAAGAATTGTTTCTACTACCGCTATCCGTGAAGCTAATGGCGTAACGCTAATAAATAGTAGTAGGGTAACAGAGTTCCCTTTAAAAGTTCGAGTTCTTACCGATGATCCAGAAGGTTTGCATCATGCAATTATGTCATCGCAATCTAGAGAATTTTTCTCTTATGAAAATCTATCAATTGCTTCTACACCAATTAATTTCGTTGAACTCCCAGCTTATGATAGGTCACTGAGGGTAAGACATATGGAAGCTGTAAAGGAGGATTAA
- a CDS encoding DUF881 domain-containing protein, translating to MKGSHVIFSLVLLVTGFILAISYQFTSEQGRSPDQITNSQWRVEDDLRNEVLMEQTINRNLAEELRDVQNQINEVEEEIANQQRRYFNLVEDLEKLRLVTGAVQVQGEGISVTLTDADYVTEGENPNNYIVHEQHIQKLIDELLVTGAEAIAINGHRINHRSYIQCIGPVIEIDGQVSYAPFEITAIGNSNTLNSAINMVGGVVDQLLSDNIEVRIEKRNDIVLDPYFSERG from the coding sequence GTGAAGGGTAGCCACGTTATTTTTTCTCTAGTCCTATTAGTTACAGGTTTTATTTTGGCGATAAGTTATCAGTTTACGAGTGAACAAGGCAGATCTCCTGATCAAATAACGAACTCACAGTGGCGAGTAGAAGACGACCTTCGGAATGAAGTATTAATGGAACAAACGATAAATCGAAACTTGGCTGAAGAACTTCGAGATGTTCAAAATCAAATTAATGAAGTAGAAGAGGAAATAGCCAATCAACAAAGACGTTATTTTAACTTAGTAGAAGACCTAGAGAAATTGCGTTTAGTTACTGGTGCAGTCCAAGTGCAAGGCGAGGGAATAAGCGTTACGCTAACAGATGCTGATTATGTGACTGAAGGAGAAAATCCAAACAATTATATTGTACATGAGCAGCATATTCAAAAGCTGATTGATGAGCTCTTAGTTACTGGTGCTGAAGCTATCGCTATTAATGGTCATCGTATTAATCACCGTTCATATATACAGTGTATTGGACCTGTGATTGAAATTGATGGACAAGTATCCTATGCACCATTTGAGATTACAGCCATTGGAAATAGTAATACATTAAATAGTGCTATTAATATGGTTGGTGGAGTTGTAGATCAATTATTAAGTGATAACATAGAGGTTCGTATCGAAAAAAGAAATGACATTGTACTAGACCCTTATTTTTCAGAAAGAGGGTGA
- a CDS encoding cell division protein FtsQ/DivIB — MSKKNVIEIEERIPTLKDRRKQRANRRVIFYISLFFLLMTIVAYFQTSYSHVKSVNVVGNENVSEEWIIQQSRLLEEVSMWRINAQSVEETILERPEIAKVELNREWPNSIAIAVEEYNRVGYVAYDGLYYPLLETGQVLNNDGTQNPIDGPILTGMNSEEHTMELAEELVNISQSLRLRISEILLSPTEQDPLRLIIYMNDGFEVHSTIRRFAERISPYPSVVEQLDPNVEGIVHMRVNPYFERFDMEEEEEVESEG, encoded by the coding sequence ATGAGTAAAAAAAATGTCATTGAAATTGAAGAAAGAATTCCAACTTTAAAGGACCGTCGTAAGCAACGAGCAAATCGTAGAGTTATTTTCTATATTTCTTTGTTTTTTTTGCTAATGACAATTGTTGCATATTTTCAAACATCATATAGTCATGTAAAATCAGTAAATGTTGTTGGAAATGAAAATGTCTCAGAAGAATGGATCATACAACAATCTCGGCTATTAGAAGAAGTAAGTATGTGGAGGATAAATGCTCAATCAGTAGAAGAAACTATTCTTGAAAGACCTGAAATCGCGAAAGTTGAACTAAATAGAGAGTGGCCTAACAGTATTGCTATTGCAGTAGAAGAATACAATCGGGTTGGGTACGTAGCGTATGATGGATTGTATTATCCCTTGCTTGAAACGGGACAAGTATTAAATAATGATGGCACACAAAATCCAATAGACGGACCGATTTTAACTGGTATGAACAGTGAAGAGCATACTATGGAACTTGCAGAGGAGCTAGTAAATATTTCTCAATCGTTAAGGCTTAGAATATCTGAAATTCTACTTTCTCCTACAGAACAAGACCCATTGCGCTTAATTATTTATATGAATGATGGGTTTGAAGTTCACTCAACTATTAGGCGTTTTGCAGAGAGAATTAGTCCTTATCCTTCTGTTGTTGAGCAATTAGATCCAAACGTAGAAGGCATTGTTCATATGCGAGTTAACCCGTATTTTGAACGGTTTGATATGGAGGAGGAAGAAGAAGTTGAGAGTGAAGGGTAG
- the murB gene encoding UDP-N-acetylmuramate dehydrogenase: protein MQLLKEKLEALQVGKILINEPLKKHTTWKIGGPASIFIEPSSVEALQIAIEEIKKQEIPWFVIGRGSNLLVSDEGITGVVIKLGEDLAKFQQKDDRIKVGAGYSLIKLSTMMSKKGYSGLEFASGIPGSVGGAVFMNAGAHGSDISNILIKAHVLFSDGTFKWLENKEMDFSYRTSRLQSDEAICVEAEFQLKEGDKKEITAEMQKNKDYRRDTQPWNYPCCGSVFRNPLPHHAGKLIEEAGLKGYSIGGAQISEMHANFIVNKGDATANDVLELIQFAKNTIYNKFGVKMETEVELVGKR, encoded by the coding sequence ATGCAGCTTTTAAAGGAAAAACTAGAAGCTCTTCAAGTGGGGAAAATATTAATAAATGAACCACTAAAAAAACATACAACATGGAAAATAGGTGGGCCAGCTAGTATATTTATTGAGCCCTCATCAGTTGAAGCTCTTCAAATCGCGATAGAAGAGATTAAGAAGCAAGAAATACCTTGGTTTGTAATCGGGAGAGGGTCTAACTTGTTAGTTTCTGACGAAGGTATTACTGGTGTCGTCATTAAACTTGGAGAAGACTTAGCGAAGTTTCAGCAAAAGGATGATCGCATTAAAGTAGGAGCTGGATATTCATTAATAAAGCTATCAACTATGATGAGTAAAAAAGGTTATTCGGGATTAGAGTTTGCGAGTGGTATTCCAGGTAGTGTAGGTGGGGCAGTTTTTATGAATGCTGGCGCACATGGTTCTGATATATCAAATATATTAATAAAAGCACATGTTTTATTTTCTGATGGCACTTTTAAATGGCTAGAGAATAAAGAGATGGATTTTTCTTATCGTACCTCACGCCTTCAAAGCGATGAAGCAATTTGTGTTGAAGCAGAATTTCAATTAAAAGAAGGAGATAAAAAAGAAATTACGGCTGAGATGCAAAAAAATAAAGATTATCGTAGAGATACACAGCCTTGGAATTATCCTTGCTGCGGAAGTGTCTTTAGAAATCCATTACCACACCATGCAGGAAAGCTTATTGAAGAAGCTGGTTTAAAAGGATATTCTATAGGTGGCGCACAAATTTCAGAAATGCATGCTAACTTTATTGTAAATAAAGGTGATGCTACAGCGAATGATGTGTTAGAATTAATACAGTTTGCAAAAAATACCATTTATAATAAATTTGGTGTTAAAATGGAAACGGAAGTAGAGTTAGTTGGTAAGCGTTAA